The proteins below come from a single Eubacterium limosum genomic window:
- a CDS encoding AAA family ATPase: MAFNIAVAGKGGVGKTTFTGMLVSYLVEQGKGPILAVDADSNANLNEVLGEEVELTIGHIKEEVNHAEMDGNQLPPGMTKGDFLTLRLNQAVSEGKGYDLLVMGRSQGEGCYCFVNGLLKTQVGRLSENYNYVIMDNEAGMEHISRGTMGRMDILLLVSDCSRRGIQAVARIRDLAEELNLRIPVIKLIVNRAPNGELNEGTAEEIEKQGLDLLGVIPMDQQVFEYDAYGKPLVTLPEDSTARKAVREIIDKLEIK, translated from the coding sequence ATGGCTTTTAATATTGCAGTTGCCGGTAAAGGCGGTGTTGGGAAAACAACCTTTACAGGTATGCTGGTTTCATATCTGGTAGAACAGGGCAAGGGACCAATTCTGGCAGTGGATGCTGATTCAAATGCAAACCTGAACGAGGTTTTGGGTGAAGAGGTTGAATTGACTATCGGACATATCAAGGAAGAGGTCAACCATGCGGAAATGGACGGCAATCAGCTGCCGCCGGGAATGACTAAGGGTGATTTTCTGACACTGCGTTTAAACCAGGCTGTTTCTGAAGGAAAAGGCTACGACCTTCTGGTCATGGGCCGAAGCCAGGGCGAAGGCTGTTATTGCTTTGTCAATGGTCTGTTAAAGACCCAGGTTGGCCGTTTATCTGAAAACTATAACTATGTCATCATGGATAACGAGGCGGGAATGGAGCATATCAGCCGCGGAACCATGGGGAGAATGGATATTTTACTGCTAGTTAGCGACTGCTCACGCCGTGGGATTCAAGCGGTTGCACGAATCCGTGATCTGGCAGAGGAACTCAATCTGAGAATCCCGGTCATTAAACTGATTGTAAACCGTGCGCCAAACGGGGAACTCAACGAGGGCACAGCAGAAGAAATTGAAAAACAGGGTCTGGACCTTTTGGGGGTTATCCCGATGGATCAGCAGGTGTTTGAATACGACGCATACGGCAAGCCGCTTGTTACCCTTCCAGAGGATTCAACGGCGCGCAAGGCTGTCCGTGAAATTATTGACAAGCTGGAAATCAAGTAG